One window of Rasiella rasia genomic DNA carries:
- a CDS encoding sugar kinase: MSKVVTFGEIMLRLSTERHLRFSQAKTFAASYGGGEFNVAVSLANYGIPVEFITRLPENEIGACALKEMRKFKVESANVIFGGDRLGIYYFETGAGTRSSNVVYDRAHSSMATIEKGSIDWESVFKDVSWFHWSGITPAISESAAEVCLEAVKVAHAMGITISSDLNYRSKLWQYGKEPNQVMPKLLQNSNIILGDIDTAFFMLGQDKVNPNYQNETSLPVLYDKLYKLCPNLQIVATTLRYSVSASHQRIGGVLYDGKTLFSADVKEVTPVVDRVGSGDAFMGGLIYGILSDNYDKQKALNLAVAACCLKHTISGDCNLITLEEIEKLLKGDAFGEVSR, encoded by the coding sequence ATGAGTAAAGTTGTCACATTTGGAGAAATTATGTTAAGACTCTCTACAGAGCGTCATTTGCGATTTTCTCAAGCAAAAACATTTGCAGCCTCCTACGGGGGTGGAGAGTTTAATGTAGCAGTATCTCTGGCGAATTACGGAATTCCGGTTGAATTTATTACGAGATTACCAGAAAATGAAATAGGAGCTTGTGCATTAAAAGAGATGCGCAAATTTAAAGTAGAGTCTGCAAATGTTATATTTGGTGGTGATAGACTGGGCATCTATTACTTTGAAACAGGAGCAGGAACTCGCAGCAGTAATGTTGTGTATGATAGAGCGCATAGTTCGATGGCCACCATCGAAAAGGGATCAATAGATTGGGAATCGGTCTTTAAAGATGTTAGTTGGTTTCATTGGAGTGGTATTACACCAGCAATTTCTGAATCTGCCGCCGAAGTATGCTTAGAGGCAGTAAAAGTAGCACATGCTATGGGAATTACTATTTCATCCGATTTGAATTATAGATCTAAATTATGGCAATATGGGAAAGAACCTAATCAGGTGATGCCCAAATTACTACAAAATAGCAACATTATATTGGGAGATATAGATACAGCATTCTTTATGTTAGGTCAGGATAAAGTGAATCCAAACTATCAGAACGAAACATCGCTTCCAGTTTTATACGATAAACTTTATAAATTATGCCCTAACTTACAAATAGTCGCTACAACCTTAAGGTATTCTGTTAGTGCCTCTCATCAAAGAATAGGAGGGGTGTTGTACGATGGTAAAACCTTATTCAGCGCCGATGTTAAGGAAGTAACACCTGTGGTAGATAGAGTGGGAAGTGGAGATGCCTTTATGGGTGGATTGATTTACGGAATTTTAAGTGATAATTATGACAAACAAAAAGCGCTAAACCTCGCTGTAGCCGCATGTTGTCTAAAGCATACCATATCAGGTGATTGTAATTTAATTACCTTAGAGGAAATAGAAAAACTACTAAAAGGTGACGCCTTTGGCGAAGTCTCTAGATAA
- a CDS encoding bifunctional 4-hydroxy-2-oxoglutarate aldolase/2-dehydro-3-deoxy-phosphogluconate aldolase produces the protein MAQYSRIEVATTMAKTGIVPLFYESDLDTCKQILEALYKGGARVFEFTARGDFAEEVFGGLNKYAIANLPGMILGVGSVTDAGSASRYMALGANFIVTPVFREDIAVVCNRRKVLWSPGCGTLTEIAKAEELGCEIVKLFPGSIYGPDFVKAIKGPCQWTSIMPTGGVSPTKENLTKWFNAGVTCVGMGSKLISKKEDGTYDLPRIQELTKLSLDIISELKK, from the coding sequence ATGGCACAATATTCGAGAATCGAAGTAGCAACTACAATGGCTAAAACCGGGATAGTTCCTCTGTTTTACGAAAGTGATTTAGACACATGCAAACAAATACTTGAAGCATTATACAAAGGTGGAGCAAGAGTTTTTGAATTTACAGCCAGAGGCGATTTTGCAGAAGAAGTATTTGGTGGATTGAATAAGTATGCAATAGCCAATCTACCCGGAATGATTTTGGGCGTTGGTTCTGTAACCGATGCTGGCTCTGCTTCTAGGTATATGGCATTAGGTGCTAATTTTATTGTCACGCCAGTATTTAGAGAAGATATCGCTGTAGTCTGCAATCGTAGAAAGGTACTTTGGTCTCCAGGATGCGGTACTTTAACCGAAATTGCGAAGGCTGAAGAATTGGGTTGTGAAATTGTAAAGTTGTTTCCAGGAAGTATCTATGGTCCCGATTTTGTTAAGGCAATCAAGGGACCTTGTCAATGGACAAGTATTATGCCTACAGGCGGGGTATCTCCAACTAAAGAGAACTTAACCAAATGGTTTAATGCGGGTGTGACCTGCGTTGGTATGGGGTCTAAGTTAATTTCTAAAAAGGAAGATGGAACCTACGATTTGCCTCGTATTCAAGAACTGACGAAACTTTCATTAGATATAATTTCAGAACTGAAAAAATAA
- the trxB gene encoding thioredoxin-disulfide reductase: protein MSDTIERIKCLIIGSGPAGYTAAIYAARADLKPVMYTGMEPGGQLTTTTEVDNFPGYPEGIDGPTMMVQLQQQAERFGTQVRIGMVTAVEFSKEVGGIHKVTVDNSTQLEAEAVIISTGATAKYLGLPSEQKLRGGGVSACAVCDGFFYKGQDVAIVGAGDTAAEEATYLANICNKVTMLVRKDYMKASKAMQHRVTATKNIEVRYNTEVDEVLGDMVVEGLRMRNNQTGEKEDIAITGLFIAIGHKPNTDIFKGQLDMDDTGYLITKGKSTKTNMPGVFASGDVQDKEYRQAVTAAGTGCMAALDAERYLATVESEEEVEA, encoded by the coding sequence ATGAGTGATACAATAGAAAGAATTAAATGTTTAATTATTGGTTCAGGCCCAGCGGGTTACACAGCGGCTATTTATGCGGCTAGAGCCGATTTAAAACCTGTTATGTACACGGGGATGGAGCCTGGTGGACAATTAACTACTACTACCGAAGTAGATAACTTCCCCGGCTATCCAGAAGGTATCGACGGACCAACAATGATGGTGCAACTGCAACAACAAGCAGAGCGCTTTGGTACTCAAGTACGTATTGGTATGGTAACGGCGGTAGAATTTAGCAAAGAAGTTGGTGGTATTCATAAGGTTACCGTAGACAACTCAACTCAATTAGAAGCCGAAGCTGTTATTATTTCTACAGGAGCCACAGCTAAGTATTTAGGATTACCAAGCGAACAAAAGTTGCGCGGTGGTGGTGTTTCTGCCTGTGCAGTCTGTGATGGTTTTTTCTATAAAGGACAAGATGTAGCGATTGTAGGTGCAGGGGATACTGCAGCAGAAGAAGCAACATATTTAGCCAATATTTGTAATAAAGTTACAATGTTGGTGCGTAAAGATTATATGAAAGCCTCTAAAGCAATGCAACATCGTGTAACAGCTACAAAAAACATTGAAGTTCGTTATAATACGGAAGTAGATGAAGTACTAGGAGACATGGTAGTTGAAGGCCTTAGAATGCGAAATAACCAAACTGGCGAAAAAGAAGACATCGCAATTACTGGTCTTTTTATTGCTATCGGGCATAAGCCAAATACTGATATCTTTAAAGGTCAGTTAGATATGGACGATACTGGTTACCTAATTACCAAAGGAAAATCTACAAAGACCAATATGCCTGGGGTTTTTGCTAGTGGCGACGTTCAAGATAAAGAATATCGTCAGGCGGTAACTGCAGCTGGTACAGGTTGTATGGCTGCACTAGATGCAGAAAGGTATTTAGCAACTGTAGAAAGCGAAGAAGAAGTAGAGGCATAA
- a CDS encoding tetratricopeptide repeat protein, producing MNLIKYISIICLVVISCSQTISGQHEQRIDSLKKEVAVLVYSNPELAIEKSLELYKLSTENPSGQVNALLTVANGYAVLKEHDQVFNYALKADSIAAINKIYTDQIRVLGFIGGQYRRLQLSGKALQYLDQAYNLSLKHPLPDSLGFIQGNILVVKGLIQKDDLGCAYALPFLKDAVNIFKESTEKKLVNANLAITLNNLGDCNIEIENYSEAKANYNEAIHFAKPINAIKSIAASRVGLAKLLTLNGNHQEAIAILSDALKLIEDVNDTGTNIQIWKALSENYLLLGNEERHTYYTQLYIEEENKLLEEEKKSLNKVTDKLSSENQEKRQNQKNKYTYLFLFSGAVLLLIVLLIYLNIAKKRRKIAKSKEKINKSSNNR from the coding sequence TTGAATTTAATCAAGTATATAAGCATAATTTGTCTGGTTGTAATAAGTTGTTCCCAAACAATATCTGGACAACATGAACAACGAATTGACAGCCTTAAAAAAGAGGTAGCTGTGCTCGTGTATAGCAATCCAGAATTGGCCATCGAAAAATCCTTAGAGCTTTATAAACTGTCTACTGAAAATCCCTCAGGACAGGTAAATGCACTTTTAACCGTTGCCAATGGATATGCAGTACTCAAAGAACATGACCAAGTGTTTAATTATGCATTGAAAGCAGATTCTATTGCAGCAATAAATAAGATTTATACAGATCAAATTAGGGTACTCGGGTTTATAGGAGGACAGTACAGGCGTCTCCAGCTAAGCGGAAAGGCGCTACAATATTTAGACCAAGCATATAATCTATCGCTTAAACACCCGTTGCCAGATTCGTTAGGATTTATTCAAGGAAATATCTTAGTGGTGAAGGGACTTATACAAAAAGATGATTTGGGCTGCGCATATGCATTACCATTTTTGAAAGATGCAGTAAACATTTTTAAGGAAAGCACAGAAAAAAAATTAGTGAATGCTAACTTAGCAATTACGCTTAATAACTTAGGAGACTGTAATATTGAAATCGAGAACTATTCTGAAGCAAAAGCAAATTATAATGAAGCAATTCACTTTGCGAAGCCCATTAATGCAATAAAAAGTATAGCGGCTTCTAGAGTAGGGTTAGCAAAATTACTGACATTAAACGGTAATCATCAAGAGGCTATAGCGATTTTAAGTGACGCCCTAAAATTAATTGAAGATGTAAATGATACAGGAACTAATATTCAAATATGGAAAGCGCTTTCTGAAAATTATCTGCTATTAGGCAACGAAGAAAGACATACATATTACACACAACTTTATATTGAAGAAGAAAATAAATTGCTTGAGGAAGAAAAGAAATCTTTGAATAAGGTTACCGATAAATTGTCTTCTGAAAATCAAGAAAAGAGACAAAATCAAAAAAATAAATACACCTATCTATTTTTGTTTTCTGGAGCAGTCTTGTTGTTAATAGTGCTACTAATCTATCTGAATATTGCTAAGAAAAGGCGCAAAATTGCCAAAAGCAAAGAGAAAATTAATAAATCTTCAAATAATCGTTAG
- a CDS encoding DUF6265 family protein, with protein sequence MKYFKLAFCLLCVLVFGCKNDHTADTPELQEETTTTFSSLNSLDWLIGEWVNETEEEFSKESWKRLNDSTLTGFSYTKVAQDTVFAETLKLQQIEQKVNLEVVAFGQNNDAPVNFTLVSGNRGTYTFENLAHDFPQRIIYTQPTPDVIHAWIEGEVDGVLKKIDFHFNRKK encoded by the coding sequence ATGAAATATTTTAAATTAGCTTTTTGTTTACTATGCGTGCTGGTTTTTGGTTGCAAAAATGATCATACAGCTGATACGCCCGAACTTCAAGAAGAAACAACCACAACATTTAGTAGTTTAAACAGCTTAGATTGGCTAATAGGCGAGTGGGTAAACGAGACGGAAGAAGAATTCTCCAAAGAATCTTGGAAACGTTTGAACGATAGTACCCTAACCGGTTTTAGTTATACTAAAGTTGCACAAGATACTGTGTTTGCTGAAACGTTAAAGCTTCAACAAATAGAACAAAAAGTCAACTTAGAAGTAGTAGCATTTGGACAAAATAATGACGCTCCTGTTAATTTCACGCTAGTTTCTGGTAACCGTGGTACATATACTTTTGAAAATCTGGCCCACGATTTTCCACAACGTATTATTTACACACAACCAACGCCTGACGTTATTCATGCATGGATTGAGGGCGAAGTAGATGGTGTCTTAAAGAAAATTGATTTTCACTTTAATAGAAAAAAATAA
- a CDS encoding methyltransferase family protein: MKKDCLYIFIQFSLFAIYFIDWGWLSLSLPQWIIYPSLAGTFLGVVTVILGIINLNENISPFPSPKNNSVLISTGIYKYIRHPIYSGILVGLMGYAFYSFSLFKLLVVLLLGLVFYFKSSFEEKLLVKRYEAYSEYKKRTGRFFPKLQL, encoded by the coding sequence TTGAAAAAAGACTGCCTTTATATTTTTATTCAATTTTCATTGTTTGCCATTTATTTTATAGATTGGGGATGGCTTTCATTATCGCTACCACAATGGATAATTTATCCTTCACTTGCAGGAACGTTTTTGGGTGTGGTCACCGTTATTTTGGGCATAATTAACTTGAATGAGAACATATCACCGTTTCCAAGTCCGAAAAATAATTCAGTATTAATTTCAACTGGGATTTATAAATATATTAGACACCCAATCTATTCTGGTATTTTGGTGGGCCTAATGGGGTATGCATTCTATTCATTTTCATTGTTTAAGTTACTTGTAGTTTTATTATTAGGTCTAGTTTTCTATTTCAAATCATCTTTTGAAGAGAAACTTCTAGTAAAGCGATATGAAGCGTACTCAGAATACAAGAAAAGAACTGGAAGGTTTTTTCCGAAACTACAATTATAA
- a CDS encoding HYR domain-containing protein encodes MKKIIIALLCLAMPFMVFAQNASYDMFDYVNSRKGKATTFASFQLFNQNSANRSTAYANAVEDGVVLDFNASTIQAIYEDNPRTMNISVPLKSDGSTVQLELVQKDIFSDDFRVRTSDGRDITNEIDRGKHFRGIIAGDANSLVSISIFRNEIIGFVANNEGNFVIGKIKGQTSQHIIYNDRNLMITNEFNCTTEDDGVGYTMEELTPQAANRDAGDCVNIYIEAGQSVYNAFGGNLTNTMNFLNGVFAQSYVLYANDGMALQTSDMLIWTTPDPYSGPSAANYRAQFQSNTGPGAFNGDLGHLVEVDNVGGQAAGFSGLCNANTDESLCFSGFSSTNYNNVPTYSFNVTIITHEMGHLMGSRHTHACVWNGNSTAIDGCAGFTEGTCAIPPSANPGTIMSYCTPNISFTEGFHPQPTAVMQNNVNAIGNCLTTCAAPATNDFCADAATINYGDTFSGSTTMATFDNVGFCGTSNTAPGVWYTFVGNGNFTRLTTCNQANYDTKISVFTGSCGALVCETGVDDAAGCAGFTTELDFCTTNGTTYLVLIHGFSNAIGDFDLSLVDLGNTAPVITCPADITMNNDPGDCGAIVNFSATATDDCGSTITYSQDSGTVFPVGTTVVTATATDGAGLTDSCTFNVTINDTESPTAVCQDITIQLDANGDASIVAADVDGGSTDACGIASIAVDIDTFDCSNVGPNNVTLTVTDVNGNTSSCVAVVTVEDNIAPMIFCPADIVAPTNNGECGATVTFPLPVGTDNCGIDFVVQQAGIASGEIFPIGVTTNQFIVVDVNGNTATCSFTVTVTDDDPPMAVCQDITVMLDATGNATIVAADVDGGSTDNCAITSLSIDIDSFTCADLGDNIVTLTATDAGGLSSSCTAIVTVENGVMPNAVCQDASVQLDALGMVSIIDASIFDGGSTDACGGTNLTFSVSPDTFTCADVGDNTVTITVTDDGGNTSTCTATLTVEDVMAPTVSCMDLTVSLDANGEASIDSADLVVMSDDICGIAQTSADITDFNCDDVGTPVVVTVTVEDPSGNTATCTATVTVLDEIAPELDCPVDFTVQTIEGTQYEVENFITSGAVTATDNCTDPVNVVSQSPAVGDLLDPGVYPVTITVSDASGNEADCTFNLTVEAVLGIGDNSFDISSVSMYPNPATDFVMLSNPQHIPLQDVRIYDVTGRLIKTIDARETLSEMSIDISELASATYLFLVNTENGEQLTHQIVKE; translated from the coding sequence ATGAAAAAAATTATCATTGCATTGCTATGCTTGGCGATGCCATTTATGGTATTTGCCCAAAATGCTAGTTACGACATGTTCGATTATGTAAATAGTCGAAAAGGAAAAGCAACCACATTTGCATCCTTTCAATTATTTAATCAAAACTCTGCTAATAGAAGTACTGCTTATGCAAATGCAGTTGAAGATGGTGTTGTTTTAGATTTTAATGCCTCAACCATACAGGCGATTTATGAAGACAATCCGAGAACGATGAATATCTCAGTTCCATTAAAAAGTGATGGAAGTACAGTTCAGCTAGAACTTGTACAAAAAGATATTTTTTCTGACGATTTTAGAGTCAGAACCAGTGACGGTCGAGATATTACCAATGAAATAGATAGAGGTAAGCATTTCCGGGGAATAATTGCTGGTGATGCTAACTCATTAGTGTCTATCAGTATTTTTAGAAATGAAATTATCGGTTTTGTTGCTAATAATGAAGGCAATTTTGTCATTGGAAAAATTAAGGGACAAACTAGCCAGCATATTATTTATAACGATCGTAATTTAATGATTACGAACGAATTTAATTGTACCACCGAAGATGATGGAGTAGGATATACCATGGAAGAACTGACACCACAAGCTGCTAACAGAGATGCTGGTGACTGTGTAAATATTTATATTGAAGCCGGGCAATCGGTTTATAATGCTTTTGGAGGGAACCTAACCAACACCATGAACTTTTTAAATGGTGTATTTGCACAAAGTTATGTACTGTATGCTAACGATGGAATGGCTTTACAAACTTCAGACATGCTCATCTGGACAACCCCAGACCCTTACAGTGGGCCATCGGCAGCAAACTATAGAGCACAGTTTCAATCGAATACGGGGCCAGGCGCTTTTAATGGAGATTTAGGTCATTTAGTAGAAGTAGATAATGTAGGAGGACAAGCTGCTGGATTTAGTGGTTTGTGTAATGCAAATACAGACGAAAGTTTATGCTTTAGCGGGTTCTCTAGTACCAATTACAATAATGTCCCAACTTATTCTTTTAATGTAACCATTATCACTCATGAAATGGGGCATTTAATGGGATCCAGACATACACATGCATGTGTTTGGAACGGAAACAGTACCGCTATCGATGGCTGTGCTGGTTTTACAGAAGGTACGTGTGCTATACCCCCTTCGGCCAATCCAGGAACGATTATGAGCTATTGCACTCCAAATATTAGTTTTACGGAAGGGTTTCACCCTCAGCCCACTGCGGTAATGCAAAATAATGTGAATGCTATTGGAAATTGCTTAACAACGTGTGCTGCACCAGCAACAAACGATTTTTGTGCCGATGCCGCTACCATAAATTATGGCGATACATTCTCAGGTTCCACTACTATGGCTACATTTGATAATGTTGGATTTTGTGGAACTTCCAATACCGCTCCAGGGGTTTGGTACACATTTGTAGGAAATGGAAATTTTACAAGATTAACAACCTGTAATCAAGCAAATTATGATACAAAAATTTCAGTATTTACAGGCAGTTGTGGAGCGCTGGTTTGTGAAACAGGGGTTGATGATGCAGCAGGTTGTGCAGGTTTTACTACAGAATTGGATTTTTGTACCACAAATGGGACCACGTATTTAGTGTTAATTCATGGTTTTTCAAATGCTATTGGCGATTTCGACCTGAGTCTAGTTGATCTTGGGAATACCGCTCCTGTAATCACGTGTCCGGCAGACATTACCATGAACAACGATCCGGGAGATTGTGGTGCAATTGTTAATTTTTCAGCAACAGCAACCGATGATTGCGGGTCTACTATTACGTATTCTCAGGATTCAGGAACTGTTTTCCCAGTGGGAACTACTGTAGTAACCGCTACAGCAACCGATGGAGCTGGATTAACAGATTCATGTACTTTTAATGTAACGATAAATGATACAGAAAGCCCAACAGCAGTGTGTCAGGATATCACAATCCAGCTAGATGCTAACGGCGATGCAAGTATCGTAGCTGCCGATGTAGACGGAGGTTCTACCGATGCCTGCGGAATAGCGTCTATTGCAGTCGATATAGATACCTTCGATTGTTCTAATGTTGGACCAAACAATGTAACACTAACGGTAACCGATGTAAACGGAAATACAAGCTCTTGTGTAGCTGTAGTAACCGTAGAAGACAACATAGCACCAATGATTTTCTGTCCAGCAGATATAGTTGCTCCTACTAACAATGGTGAATGTGGCGCTACCGTTACCTTCCCACTTCCTGTAGGAACCGATAACTGTGGTATCGACTTTGTTGTTCAACAAGCAGGTATTGCTAGTGGTGAAATATTCCCGATAGGGGTTACCACGAACCAGTTTATCGTAGTAGATGTTAACGGAAACACAGCTACGTGTAGCTTTACGGTAACAGTAACAGACGATGATCCACCAATGGCGGTTTGTCAAGATATTACAGTGATGCTAGATGCTACAGGAAATGCTACCATTGTAGCCGCCGATGTAGATGGAGGTTCTACCGATAACTGTGCAATTACAAGCTTGAGTATCGATATAGACAGCTTTACCTGTGCAGACCTTGGTGACAATATTGTAACCCTTACCGCTACAGATGCAGGAGGATTAAGCAGCAGCTGTACAGCCATAGTAACTGTAGAGAATGGTGTTATGCCAAATGCAGTCTGCCAAGACGCTAGCGTGCAGTTAGATGCACTAGGAATGGTTAGTATTATAGATGCATCCATCTTCGATGGAGGGTCTACAGACGCTTGTGGGGGCACGAACCTTACTTTTAGTGTGTCTCCAGACACATTTACTTGTGCAGACGTAGGAGACAACACGGTAACCATAACAGTTACAGACGATGGTGGTAATACTTCAACATGTACAGCAACGCTAACAGTAGAAGATGTAATGGCTCCAACAGTTAGTTGTATGGATCTTACCGTATCACTCGATGCAAATGGAGAGGCGAGTATAGACTCAGCAGACCTTGTGGTGATGAGCGACGATATCTGTGGTATTGCTCAAACCTCTGCAGACATAACAGATTTTAACTGTGATGATGTTGGAACACCAGTTGTGGTAACGGTAACAGTAGAAGACCCTTCAGGGAACACTGCCACATGTACCGCAACAGTAACAGTTCTTGATGAAATAGCTCCAGAATTAGATTGTCCTGTAGACTTTACAGTACAAACTATAGAAGGAACTCAGTATGAAGTAGAAAACTTTATCACATCAGGAGCGGTAACTGCTACAGATAATTGTACAGACCCTGTCAATGTTGTAAGTCAATCACCAGCAGTTGGTGACTTGTTAGACCCAGGTGTGTATCCGGTGACTATTACCGTATCTGATGCTTCAGGTAATGAGGCAGACTGTACTTTCAATCTTACTGTAGAAGCCGTACTAGGAATAGGTGATAATAGCTTTGATATTTCAAGCGTAAGCATGTATCCAAACCCTGCTACAGACTTCGTTATGTTGAGCAATCCGCAACATATTCCGTTACAAGACGTGCGTATTTACGATGTAACAGGACGTTTGATAAAGACGATAGATGCAAGAGAGACGCTTTCAGAAATGAGTATAGATATTTCAGAATTAGCAAGTGCCACCTATTTGTTCTTAGTGAATACAGAAAACGGAGAACAACTAACGCATCAGATTGTAAAAGAGTAA
- a CDS encoding SDR family NAD(P)-dependent oxidoreductase gives MSELKNKIAIITGATGGIGFAVAERLGKDGYTVILNGIDDAEGAKRVEELTANGITAEYYGFDVTKEEEVSANIKKIGEKYGKIDVLVNNAGGLGGRSRFEDMTTDFYRFVMALNLDSVFFASRAAIPFLKKGDHPSIINYTSNAGWTAGGPGAGVYGTSKAGVHAITRALAKDLAEYGIRANAVSPGTIDTPFHAQIKATKPEVFASWANNIMLGRLGQPEDVASVVSFLASKDAAFLTAETIQVGGGQALGI, from the coding sequence ATGAGTGAATTAAAAAATAAAATTGCCATTATAACGGGAGCTACTGGAGGTATAGGATTTGCTGTAGCTGAAAGATTAGGTAAAGATGGATATACCGTAATTTTAAATGGTATAGACGATGCAGAAGGAGCTAAAAGAGTTGAAGAACTCACAGCAAATGGGATTACCGCCGAGTATTATGGTTTTGACGTTACTAAAGAGGAGGAAGTTTCAGCTAACATTAAAAAAATTGGTGAAAAATACGGTAAAATTGATGTGCTAGTGAATAACGCTGGCGGGCTGGGCGGAAGATCAAGATTTGAAGATATGACCACAGATTTTTACAGATTTGTAATGGCGTTAAACCTCGATTCAGTATTTTTTGCTTCAAGAGCTGCGATTCCTTTTCTAAAAAAGGGAGACCATCCATCAATAATTAATTATACATCTAATGCAGGTTGGACTGCTGGTGGACCAGGAGCTGGTGTTTATGGAACTTCTAAAGCTGGAGTTCATGCAATCACCAGAGCATTAGCAAAAGATTTGGCAGAATACGGAATTAGAGCGAATGCAGTATCTCCAGGCACTATAGACACTCCGTTTCATGCTCAAATTAAAGCAACAAAGCCAGAAGTTTTTGCGTCATGGGCCAACAATATTATGCTAGGTCGTTTGGGTCAGCCAGAAGATGTGGCTTCAGTGGTCTCATTTTTAGCTAGTAAAGATGCGGCATTCCTTACAGCCGAAACCATTCAAGTGGGTGGCGGACAAGCATTGGGAATTTAA
- a CDS encoding helix-turn-helix domain-containing protein, giving the protein MKRIFLSLICLILVSIHGHGQISKDDLSFFNTSLNALVHEPKQTNKVANYFLKSAESKTEKAGALYLLFAYEKLMGNNIKSIEYLFGAKNNIENEEHQYLKALTLISIAETCRRYGMESMASEYLEKAAANVTYIHEETNKEIATARLLQEQAMGSLFSTNSEKALQQIIESTTSLEKVRPLFPALYASGMNAIAQIHDTANRPKEAKSYFTRTYSFLENNNLKVSSTAATTLVGLGSIYLKEADYIQSRDFFLEALKIDVIEAEVKTIALSGLSDVYKATDSLEAYNTYYSRSSSMSNNLLADERNARNTLLSFIEEDQKQSILDDEYNYFVLGGVILGILLVLLLGYYFYNKRLDSEYRKFEKIIKQLENKEKIKAPEHVPEVPLQEPKGVVIPLSTERSILERLKNFENGKDFTSADMSLPVLAKQLKTNTKYISEIIHNHKGKNFNTYINELRINYIISLMKEDPRFLNYKVSYLAEVSGFTSHSSFTVVFKSIAGITPKQFVTFLRKSNKEAS; this is encoded by the coding sequence ATGAAACGCATATTCTTATCCCTAATTTGTTTGATTCTAGTGTCAATACATGGACATGGTCAAATTAGTAAAGATGACCTGTCGTTTTTTAATACTAGTTTAAACGCTTTGGTTCATGAACCTAAGCAAACCAATAAAGTTGCCAATTATTTCCTTAAGTCGGCAGAGTCAAAGACAGAAAAAGCTGGAGCCCTGTATTTGTTGTTTGCCTACGAAAAATTAATGGGTAATAACATAAAGAGTATTGAATATCTTTTTGGCGCAAAAAACAATATTGAAAACGAAGAACACCAGTATCTCAAAGCTCTTACACTTATATCCATTGCAGAAACTTGTCGTAGATACGGTATGGAATCTATGGCTTCTGAATACTTAGAGAAAGCAGCAGCCAATGTAACATACATTCATGAAGAAACGAACAAAGAAATAGCGACCGCAAGATTACTACAGGAGCAAGCCATGGGTAGCTTGTTCAGTACTAATTCTGAAAAAGCACTTCAGCAAATTATTGAGAGTACGACATCATTAGAAAAAGTACGTCCTCTTTTTCCGGCATTATATGCAAGTGGAATGAACGCAATTGCACAAATACATGACACTGCCAATAGGCCAAAAGAGGCGAAATCTTATTTTACCCGTACGTACAGTTTTCTAGAGAATAATAATTTAAAAGTTTCTTCTACTGCCGCTACTACGCTTGTAGGTTTGGGATCAATTTATTTGAAAGAAGCCGACTATATACAGTCAAGAGACTTTTTTTTAGAAGCCTTAAAAATTGATGTGATAGAAGCTGAAGTAAAGACCATTGCCTTGAGTGGACTTTCAGATGTGTATAAAGCGACAGATAGCTTAGAGGCTTATAATACCTATTACAGTCGAAGTTCTAGTATGTCTAACAATCTATTGGCAGATGAAAGAAATGCTAGAAATACACTACTGTCTTTTATTGAAGAAGATCAAAAACAATCTATTCTCGACGATGAATACAATTACTTCGTTTTGGGAGGAGTTATTTTGGGTATATTATTAGTTCTTCTATTGGGGTATTATTTTTATAACAAAAGACTGGATAGCGAATATCGAAAATTTGAAAAGATTATAAAACAACTTGAGAATAAGGAAAAGATTAAAGCACCAGAACATGTCCCTGAAGTACCGCTTCAAGAACCTAAAGGTGTCGTTATCCCGTTATCTACAGAACGTTCTATCTTAGAGCGTCTTAAAAATTTTGAAAACGGTAAAGACTTTACAAGTGCAGACATGTCACTACCGGTATTGGCAAAACAGCTAAAAACAAATACAAAATACATTTCAGAAATTATTCATAATCATAAAGGCAAAAATTTCAATACGTATATTAATGAGCTTCGTATAAACTACATTATTTCTTTAATGAAAGAAGACCCGCGATTTCTTAATTATAAAGTAAGCTATCTAGCAGAAGTAAGTGGGTTTACCTCACATAGTTCATTTACCGTGGTTTTTAAATCTATTGCAGGTATTACTCCAAAACAATTTGTTACTTTCCTAAGAAAAAGCAATAAAGAGGCATCGTAA